A part of Antechinus flavipes isolate AdamAnt ecotype Samford, QLD, Australia chromosome 6, AdamAnt_v2, whole genome shotgun sequence genomic DNA contains:
- the LOC127540811 gene encoding vasopressin-neurophysin 2-like has translation MPDTTLTACFFCLLAFTSACYFQNCPRGGKRALSDPELRQCLPCGPGSKGRCFGPNICCEEELGCYMGTSESLRCQEENYLLSPCQSGQKPCGNGGRCAAPEICCNAESCMVEPACREEAGSRRRARASEKSNGTLDGPASAFLLRLVQLAGQQMGELQPQPQEEEVAY, from the exons ATGCCAGATACTACTTTGACAGCCTGCTTCTTCTGCCTCCTTGCTTTCACCTCTGCCTGCTACTTCCAGAACTGTCCAAGGGGAGGCAAGCGCGCTCTGTCCGACCCAGAACTCCGGCAG TGCCTCCCATGTGGTCCCGGAAGCAAAGGACGTTGCTTTGGACCAAACATCTGCTGTGAGGAGGAATTGGGCTGCTACATGGGCACTTCTGAGAGCTTGAGGTGCCAGGAAGAAAACTACCTGCTCTCCCCGTGCCAGTCTGGACAGAAACCCTGCGGGAATGGCGGTCGCTGCGCGGCTCCGGAAATCTGCTGCAATGCTG AAAGCTGCATGGTGGAACCAGCCTGCCGAGAGGAAGCAGGCAGCCGGAGAAGGGCAAGAGCCAGTGAGAAGAGCAATGGGACCCTGGATGGACCCGCCAGTGCCTTTCTCCTTCGTCTGGTACAGCTGGCTGGCCAACAGATGGGTGAGCTGCAGCCACAACCTCAAGAAGAGGAAGTCGCCTATTGA
- the LOC127540806 gene encoding oxytocin-neurophysin 1-like: MGSPGSRQGLAARARPGLACCYLLALLALASACFIQNCPKGRKRSASDVDMRKCLPCGPGSKGHCFGPNICCGDELGCYVGTAETLTCQKETYLPSPCQSGHKHCGRRGFCAAAGICCSIDGCGMNSACGQEPIFS; encoded by the exons ATGGGCAGCCCCGGCTCCCGACAGGGCCTCGCGGCCCGCGCCCGTCCGGGCCTCGCCTGCTGCTATCTCCTAGCTCTCTTGGCCCTGGCCTCCGCCTGCTTCATCCAGAACTGCCCCAAGGGCCGGAAGCGCTCGGCGTCAGACGTAGACATGCGCAAG TGCCTCCCCTGCGGCCCCGGAAGCAAAGGGCACTGCTTCGGACCCAACATCTGCTGCGGGGACGAGCTAGGCTGTTACGTGGGCACAGCTGAGACCCTGACGTGCCAGAAAGAGACCTACCTGCCCTCCCCGTGCCAGTCTGGCCACAAACACTGCGGGAGAAGAGGGTTCTGTGCGGCCGCCGGGATCTGCTGCAGCATAG ATGGTTGTGGAATGAATTCTGCCTGTGGTCAAGAACCTATCTTTTCCTAG